Proteins from one Brevibacillus humidisoli genomic window:
- the dmpG gene encoding 4-hydroxy-2-oxovalerate aldolase, with translation MSEARDILITEVALRDGSHAINHQFTVQQVIDVARALDEANVPFIEVSHGDGLAGSSLQYGLSRTNEMELIEAAVSVCKQAAVGVLLLPGIGTIKDLNEAAKLGVGMARIATHVTEADISAQHISRAKELGLVTVGFLMMSHMAAPDKLVEQAKLMESYGADVVYVVDSAGALLPDQVSERIRALKQSLEIPIGFHAHNNLSLAMANTLVAIQEGATRIDGSVRCLGAGAGNTQTEVLIAVLDRLGIQTGVDLYKMMDLAEEIVAPILHVPQEITRDSLVLGYAGVYSSFRLHAERAAKKFGIDSRDILIELGRRKAVGGQEDMIVDVAAEIAKKNTSVGSR, from the coding sequence ATGAGTGAAGCACGCGATATTTTGATCACGGAAGTGGCGCTGCGCGACGGCAGTCACGCGATTAACCATCAGTTTACGGTACAGCAGGTAATCGATGTCGCCCGTGCGCTGGATGAGGCCAATGTGCCGTTCATCGAGGTCTCGCATGGCGACGGGCTGGCTGGCTCATCTCTACAGTACGGACTGTCTAGGACCAATGAGATGGAACTGATCGAAGCGGCCGTTTCCGTGTGCAAGCAAGCAGCCGTCGGGGTGCTCTTGCTGCCGGGCATTGGTACGATCAAGGATTTGAACGAAGCGGCCAAACTGGGCGTAGGCATGGCACGGATTGCCACGCATGTGACGGAAGCCGATATCTCGGCACAGCACATCTCCCGGGCCAAAGAACTTGGCCTGGTAACCGTCGGATTTTTGATGATGTCTCATATGGCGGCCCCGGACAAACTGGTAGAACAAGCAAAATTAATGGAAAGCTACGGGGCCGATGTGGTCTACGTCGTCGATTCTGCGGGAGCGCTGCTGCCGGACCAGGTCTCGGAGCGGATCAGGGCGTTGAAGCAAAGTCTTGAGATTCCGATCGGCTTCCATGCCCACAACAACCTGTCGTTGGCCATGGCCAATACACTTGTCGCGATCCAGGAAGGGGCGACGCGCATTGACGGCAGTGTTCGCTGCCTAGGAGCGGGTGCAGGCAACACACAGACGGAGGTGTTGATTGCCGTGCTGGATCGCCTGGGTATCCAGACTGGTGTCGATCTGTACAAAATGATGGATCTGGCTGAGGAGATCGTGGCGCCTATTCTGCATGTGCCCCAAGAGATTACCAGAGACAGTCTCGTGCTTGGATACGCCGGTGTTTACTCCAGCTTCCGGTTGCATGCGGAGCGGGCGGCTAAAAAGTTTGGCATCGATTCCCGCGATATTCTGATCGAACTGGGGAGACGAAAAGCAGTAGGCGGCCAGGAAGATATGATCGTGGATGTAGCTGCGGAAATCGCGAAGAAGAACACCAGTGTAGGATCCAGATAG